From Streptomyces asiaticus, one genomic window encodes:
- a CDS encoding succinate dehydrogenase hydrophobic membrane anchor subunit, producing the protein MSAETTTPASDAVSAYDVDHPAPVIEPPRARTRKTPRATRTNFEMYGWLFMRLSGVLLVVLVLGHLLIQLVLDGGVTKIGFAFVAGRWASPFWQAWDLIMLWLATLHGANGLRTIINDYAERDNTRLWLKALLYTAAGFTIVLGTLVIFTFDPNIR; encoded by the coding sequence ATGTCCGCCGAGACCACCACCCCCGCGAGCGACGCGGTCAGCGCGTACGACGTGGACCACCCGGCCCCGGTCATCGAGCCGCCGCGGGCCCGCACCCGTAAGACGCCCAGGGCGACCCGGACGAACTTCGAGATGTACGGCTGGCTCTTCATGCGCCTGTCCGGCGTCCTGCTGGTCGTCCTGGTCCTGGGCCATCTGCTGATCCAGCTGGTGCTGGACGGCGGTGTCACCAAGATCGGCTTCGCCTTCGTGGCCGGCCGCTGGGCCTCGCCGTTCTGGCAGGCATGGGATCTGATCATGCTCTGGCTCGCCACGCTGCACGGCGCGAACGGCCTGCGCACGATCATCAACGACTACGCGGAGCGGGACAACACCCGCCTGTGGCTGAAGGCGCTGCTCTACACGGCGGCGGGATTCACCATCGTGCTCGGCACTCTGGTGATCTTCACCTTCGACCCGAACATCCGCTAG
- a CDS encoding 2-oxo-4-hydroxy-4-carboxy-5-ureidoimidazoline decarboxylase, whose amino-acid sequence MRASCVSEESTLSRSRSRAAASRLDRLNTAPADAAEAALLACCGSRRWARLIAAHRPYPDLDALLAAGDEASYDLTPADLDEALADESVVGHELPPADSLGALAAHTALQAAHDAYERRFGHVFVICLDGLLPEERLDRLLTGIRDRLGNERERERDNTAEELRRIARGRLVRLTGHRSRSPEVPGFRIA is encoded by the coding sequence ATGCGCGCCTCATGCGTGTCCGAGGAGTCCACGCTGTCCAGGTCCAGGTCCCGCGCCGCCGCCTCCCGCCTCGACCGGCTCAACACCGCCCCCGCCGACGCGGCCGAGGCCGCGCTACTCGCCTGTTGCGGCAGCCGCCGCTGGGCCCGGCTGATCGCGGCCCACCGACCGTACCCGGACCTGGATGCGCTGCTCGCCGCCGGGGACGAGGCCAGCTATGACCTCACCCCCGCCGATCTGGACGAGGCGCTCGCGGACGAGTCGGTCGTCGGCCATGAGCTGCCGCCCGCGGACAGCCTGGGGGCGCTGGCCGCGCACACCGCGCTCCAGGCCGCCCACGACGCGTACGAGCGTCGATTCGGTCACGTTTTCGTCATCTGTCTGGATGGTCTGCTGCCCGAGGAGCGACTGGACCGGCTGCTGACCGGGATCCGGGACCGGCTGGGCAACGAGCGCGAGCGGGAGCGGGACAACACCGCCGAGGAGCTGCGGCGCATCGCCCGCGGCAGACTGGTCCGGCTGACCGGACATCGGTCCCGTTCACCGGAAGTGCCCGGGTTCCGGATCGCGTGA
- a CDS encoding DUF4328 domain-containing protein, with amino-acid sequence MYPCGNCRAVAVGPDGRCAACGTYQQQLQQPTGPPQQPSVPPQSPPMPGGYGYPAAPPMGMPTGGVDLRRGLSTTLVVLFGLALPALIFLLVARSGQYSVIGDMLDAVEGKSVSITEDDLNDADDMFTTAQVIYSLLTVAIAVVWAIWFRRLRLNAEVFAPGQHRFSSGWAAGSWFTPVVNLWFPKQIANDIWRASSPQGPQAVSRGVLNGWWVTWIVALVTNAVGGIRYNLLRGKVEGDDYAPSPSEAKSDIESLHSILAFDMFAIVIFMAAAVLALLLVRQITAMQEQRASLPPQMAGPAPYGMPSGMPSPNPYGSPAPGSAPYGAPQMPPTPPPGQPGQQYPPYGQG; translated from the coding sequence ATGTATCCGTGTGGGAACTGCCGCGCTGTCGCCGTCGGCCCCGACGGGCGCTGCGCCGCATGCGGGACCTACCAGCAGCAGCTCCAGCAGCCGACCGGCCCCCCGCAGCAGCCGTCCGTCCCGCCGCAGAGCCCGCCGATGCCCGGCGGCTACGGCTACCCGGCCGCTCCGCCGATGGGCATGCCGACCGGTGGGGTCGATCTGCGGCGCGGTCTCTCCACCACGCTCGTCGTGCTGTTCGGGCTGGCGCTGCCCGCGCTCATCTTCCTCCTTGTGGCGCGATCCGGCCAGTACAGCGTGATCGGGGACATGCTGGACGCGGTCGAGGGCAAGTCGGTCTCCATCACCGAGGACGACCTCAACGACGCCGACGACATGTTCACCACGGCCCAGGTCATCTACTCGCTGCTCACCGTCGCGATCGCCGTGGTCTGGGCGATCTGGTTCCGGCGGCTGCGGTTGAACGCCGAGGTCTTCGCCCCCGGCCAGCACCGCTTCAGCAGCGGCTGGGCGGCCGGTTCATGGTTCACCCCGGTGGTCAACCTCTGGTTCCCCAAGCAGATCGCCAACGACATCTGGCGCGCCAGCTCCCCGCAGGGGCCGCAGGCCGTCAGCCGCGGTGTGCTCAACGGCTGGTGGGTCACCTGGATCGTGGCGCTGGTCACCAACGCCGTCGGCGGGATCCGGTACAACCTGCTGCGGGGCAAGGTGGAGGGCGACGACTACGCCCCTTCTCCCTCGGAGGCGAAGAGCGACATCGAGAGCCTGCACTCCATCCTGGCCTTCGACATGTTCGCCATCGTGATCTTCATGGCCGCGGCGGTCCTGGCGCTGCTGCTGGTCCGGCAGATCACCGCGATGCAGGAGCAGCGGGCCTCGCTGCCCCCGCAGATGGCCGGTCCGGCCCCGTATGGAATGCCGTCTGGAATGCCGTCGCCGAACCCGTACGGCTCCCCGGCCCCCGGCTCCGCGCCGTATGGTGCCCCTCAGATGCCGCCGACCCCGCCGCCCGGCCAGCCCGGTCAGCAGTACCCGCCCTACGGGCAGGGCTAG
- a CDS encoding RNA polymerase sigma factor, translating to MQGDDAELTAAVLAAQEGDETAFRTVYRSVHPRLLGYVRTLVGDGDAEDITSEAWLQIARDLQRFSGDADRFRGWAARIARNRALDHIRMRGRRPAIGGDESELEFRPSDADTAGEAMESIGTGKALGLISQLPQDQAEAVVLRVVLGLDAKSAAAVLGKRPGAVRTAAHRGLRRLADLIGPAAGGDSVLDGVPGQRESHGGGATKPGAAKSAGVTDSRAPTQKDM from the coding sequence GTGCAGGGCGACGACGCGGAACTGACCGCCGCGGTGCTCGCGGCGCAAGAAGGGGACGAGACCGCCTTCCGGACCGTCTACCGGTCCGTGCACCCTCGCCTCCTCGGCTACGTACGCACGCTGGTCGGTGATGGCGATGCGGAGGACATCACCTCGGAAGCTTGGCTGCAAATAGCCCGTGACCTGCAACGGTTCAGCGGAGACGCGGACCGTTTCCGGGGCTGGGCGGCCCGGATAGCCCGCAATCGCGCGCTGGACCACATACGGATGCGCGGCCGCCGCCCGGCCATCGGCGGCGATGAGTCGGAGCTGGAGTTCCGGCCGTCCGACGCGGACACGGCCGGTGAGGCGATGGAGTCCATCGGCACCGGCAAGGCGCTCGGGCTGATCTCCCAGCTGCCGCAGGACCAGGCCGAGGCGGTGGTGCTCCGGGTGGTCCTCGGCCTCGACGCCAAGAGCGCGGCCGCGGTGCTGGGCAAGCGGCCCGGGGCGGTGCGCACCGCCGCCCACCGGGGTCTGCGGCGGCTCGCCGATCTGATCGGCCCCGCGGCCGGGGGCGATTCGGTGCTCGACGGGGTCCCGGGGCAACGCGAGTCACACGGCGGCGGCGCAACCAAGCCGGGTGCGGCGAAGTCTGCTGGTGTGACGGATTCACGCGCGCCAACGCAGAAGGACATGTGA
- a CDS encoding SCO1431 family membrane protein has product MTDIAARRTGLHTRTGGPSDGEDHRLEHLLGWSLVVVLALLTSQLGLF; this is encoded by the coding sequence ATGACCGACATCGCGGCGCGCCGCACCGGCCTCCACACCCGCACCGGAGGCCCCTCCGACGGCGAGGACCACCGGCTGGAGCATCTGCTCGGCTGGTCGCTGGTCGTCGTCCTCGCATTGCTCACCTCGCAGCTCGGGCTGTTCTAG
- a CDS encoding alpha/beta hydrolase family protein — protein MTTHTSGSGPRRRTLLAATALAASGVGAAQPRAVAAPAARRVRLTLPVPSGPYPVGTVSHRLVDHGRPDPWVASRPSRELMVSVRYPARDVGRYPRAAQMSPGEAAGFDRLNNFGGVPRGSVDWAATRTFAHQGAPPARARRGAADPVVHPVVLYSPGVGDPRSLGTTLTDELASRGYVVICVDHTYDASAVEFPDGRVETSRLPEEYERAEREGTVVELLRKTCAVRVADLRFVLDRLEAIVPTPLAPSAIGAFGQSAGGFAALQAMHDDRRIAAAANLDGLLAYVQEDHDPGPLSTVAADGVDRPVLLMGKDGNDHHTVPSWGALWEHGSGPRLDLTLLGSGHATYTDATSMLPRIAARLGLPKEMVTGAIGTVAPERAVAVQRAYVSAFFDRELRHRDDDGLLDGPSARYPEVRFVD, from the coding sequence ATGACCACACATACTTCCGGCTCCGGCCCGCGCCGCCGGACCCTGCTGGCCGCCACCGCCCTCGCCGCCTCAGGGGTGGGGGCGGCGCAGCCGAGGGCGGTCGCCGCCCCGGCCGCGCGGCGCGTGCGGCTGACGCTGCCCGTGCCCAGCGGGCCGTATCCCGTGGGCACGGTCTCCCACCGCCTCGTCGATCACGGCCGGCCCGATCCCTGGGTCGCCTCCCGGCCGTCGCGTGAGCTGATGGTCAGCGTCCGCTATCCGGCCAGGGACGTCGGGCGGTATCCGCGCGCCGCGCAGATGTCGCCGGGCGAGGCGGCCGGTTTCGACCGACTGAACAACTTCGGGGGCGTGCCGCGGGGCAGCGTCGACTGGGCGGCGACCCGCACCTTCGCGCACCAGGGGGCTCCGCCCGCGAGGGCACGCCGGGGCGCCGCGGACCCGGTGGTGCACCCGGTGGTGCTCTACTCGCCCGGCGTCGGCGACCCGCGCTCGCTGGGTACCACGCTCACCGATGAGCTGGCCTCGCGCGGTTATGTCGTGATCTGTGTCGACCACACCTACGACGCGTCGGCGGTCGAGTTCCCGGACGGCCGGGTCGAGACCAGCCGGCTGCCGGAGGAGTACGAACGGGCCGAGCGCGAGGGCACGGTCGTCGAGCTGCTGCGGAAGACCTGTGCGGTGCGAGTGGCGGATCTTCGCTTCGTTCTCGACCGGCTGGAGGCGATCGTCCCGACACCGCTCGCCCCGTCCGCCATCGGCGCGTTCGGGCAGTCGGCGGGCGGCTTCGCGGCCCTTCAGGCGATGCACGACGACCGGCGGATCGCGGCGGCCGCGAATCTGGACGGGCTGCTGGCCTACGTCCAGGAGGATCACGACCCCGGCCCCCTCTCCACGGTCGCCGCGGACGGTGTGGACCGCCCCGTGCTGCTCATGGGCAAGGACGGAAACGACCATCACACCGTGCCGTCGTGGGGCGCGCTGTGGGAGCACGGCTCGGGCCCGCGCCTCGATCTGACGCTGCTCGGTTCGGGCCATGCGACCTACACCGACGCCACCTCGATGCTGCCTCGGATCGCCGCGCGGCTGGGCCTGCCGAAGGAGATGGTGACCGGGGCGATCGGCACGGTCGCCCCCGAGCGGGCGGTGGCCGTCCAGCGCGCGTATGTCTCGGCGTTCTTCGACCGCGAGCTGCGCCACCGCGATGACGACGGTCTGTTGGACGGGCCGTCGGCCCGCTACCCGGAGGTGCGGTTCGTCGACTGA
- a CDS encoding acyl-CoA mutase large subunit family protein gives MARESESGFPVEPVYGPGALSGWDPAGRLGEPGEYPFTRGVYPTMYTGRPWTMRQYAGFGTAAESNARYRQLIEHGTTGLSVAFDLPTQMGYDSDAPLAHGEVGKVGVAIDSIEDMRVLLDGIPLDRVSTSMTINAPAALLLLLHQLVAEEQGVSGARLTGTIQNDILKEYIARGTYIFPPVPSLRLVADTFKYCKAELPKWNTISISGYHMAEAGASPAQEIAFTLADGIEYVRTAVAAGMDVDDFAPRLSFFFVSRTTLLEEVAKFRAARRIWARVMREEFGARDPKSQMLRFHTQTAGVQLTAQQPEVNLVRVAVQGLAAVFGGTQSLHTNAFDEAIALPTDTSARLALRTQQVLAHETDVTATVDPFAGSYAVESLTDAVEEAAVDLMRRVEDLGGAVAAIERNFQKEEIERNAYRIARETDAGERVVVGLNRFQLAEEAPYEPLRVDPEIEARQRDRLTRLRAERDRSAVSAALSSLRKAAESEPGTANVLYPMKDALAARATVGEVCDALREVWGAYKPVDAF, from the coding sequence ATGGCGCGCGAGTCGGAGTCGGGATTCCCCGTCGAGCCGGTGTACGGGCCCGGCGCGCTCAGCGGCTGGGACCCCGCCGGGCGGCTGGGCGAGCCGGGGGAGTACCCCTTCACCCGCGGGGTCTATCCGACGATGTACACCGGCCGCCCCTGGACGATGCGGCAGTACGCGGGGTTCGGCACCGCCGCCGAGTCCAACGCCCGCTACCGGCAGTTGATCGAGCACGGCACCACCGGGCTGTCGGTGGCCTTCGACCTGCCGACCCAGATGGGCTACGACTCCGACGCGCCCCTCGCGCACGGCGAGGTCGGCAAGGTGGGCGTGGCCATCGACTCGATCGAGGACATGCGGGTGCTGCTGGACGGCATTCCGCTGGACCGGGTCTCGACCTCCATGACCATCAACGCGCCCGCGGCCCTGCTGCTGCTCCTCCACCAACTCGTCGCCGAGGAGCAGGGCGTGTCCGGGGCCCGGCTGACCGGCACCATCCAGAACGACATCCTCAAGGAGTACATCGCCCGCGGCACCTACATCTTTCCGCCCGTCCCCTCGCTGCGGCTGGTCGCGGACACCTTCAAGTACTGCAAGGCCGAGCTGCCCAAGTGGAACACCATCTCGATCTCCGGCTACCACATGGCGGAGGCCGGGGCCTCGCCCGCGCAGGAGATCGCCTTCACCCTCGCCGACGGCATCGAGTACGTCCGTACGGCCGTCGCCGCGGGGATGGACGTCGACGACTTCGCGCCCCGGCTCTCCTTCTTCTTCGTCTCCCGCACCACGCTGCTGGAGGAGGTCGCCAAGTTCCGGGCCGCGCGGCGGATCTGGGCGCGGGTGATGCGGGAGGAGTTCGGCGCCCGCGATCCGAAGTCCCAGATGCTGCGCTTCCACACCCAGACCGCGGGCGTCCAACTCACCGCCCAGCAGCCCGAGGTGAACCTCGTACGGGTGGCCGTCCAGGGCCTGGCCGCCGTCTTCGGCGGCACCCAGTCGCTGCACACCAACGCCTTCGACGAGGCCATCGCCCTGCCGACCGACACCTCGGCCCGGCTGGCCCTGCGCACCCAGCAGGTGCTGGCGCACGAGACCGATGTGACGGCCACCGTGGACCCCTTCGCGGGCTCCTACGCCGTGGAGTCGCTGACCGACGCCGTCGAGGAGGCGGCCGTCGATCTGATGCGGCGGGTCGAGGACCTGGGCGGTGCGGTGGCCGCCATCGAGCGGAACTTCCAGAAGGAGGAGATCGAGCGGAACGCCTACCGGATCGCCCGGGAGACGGACGCGGGTGAACGGGTGGTGGTGGGCCTGAACCGCTTCCAGCTGGCGGAGGAGGCGCCGTACGAACCACTGCGGGTGGACCCCGAGATCGAGGCCCGGCAGCGCGACCGGCTCACCCGGCTGCGCGCGGAACGCGACCGGTCGGCGGTGAGCGCGGCGCTGTCGTCCCTGCGGAAGGCCGCCGAGAGCGAGCCGGGCACGGCCAATGTGCTGTACCCGATGAAGGACGCGCTGGCGGCGCGGGCCACGGTTGGTGAGGTCTGTGACGCGCTGCGGGAGGTGTGGGGGGCGTACAAGCCGGTGGACGCGTTCTGA
- a CDS encoding beta-N-acetylhexosaminidase has translation MGLPLRATGTCVRGLVAGAVGALVLTTLGCQQTEGGQGTPGTRSPARSSAHATTATSARSPSAVPPHRTAAAAPPRTIPSVRDFTPASGPGWRPGDNSRVVADLKGPLADEARMIAAELGLRTASGPARRGDLSLGLAPKESGGGEAYTLKVAGGRALITGPAEAGVFYGTRTVKQALRSGGQLPEGVIHDRPGRAQRGLNLDIARKFYSVGWIEARMREMADLKLNQLALHFSDDQGFRIQSTSHPEIVSSPHLTKDQVRQIVALGQRLHITVIPEIDSPGHLGTVIRAHPQLQLRNAGGTTFQGSVDISNPAAARIVDDLMREYAPLFPGRWWHLGADEYLALTVKDPQASFPKLAAAAKRAYGPSARVQDLVTGWLNDRARLARQLGKQPKAWNDGFFAGGVVQPAKNIEVEYWTGRLKETARQPEEYLREGREMVNLNDSFLYYVLGQPGGFTYPTGERMYEDWSPAVLRGSTPVADKSLTGPDRILGARFAIWGDRPEAQTPAQVAQGIRLPLAALAQRVWDPGKPPLSWSDFTRLAERLGV, from the coding sequence ATGGGATTGCCGCTCAGAGCCACCGGGACCTGCGTCCGCGGCCTCGTCGCGGGGGCCGTCGGCGCGCTCGTCCTGACCACTCTCGGCTGTCAGCAGACGGAGGGCGGGCAGGGCACGCCGGGCACCCGCTCGCCCGCGCGGTCCTCGGCGCACGCCACGACCGCCACCTCGGCGCGGTCCCCCTCGGCCGTCCCGCCGCACCGCACGGCGGCCGCCGCACCGCCCCGCACCATCCCCTCAGTCCGTGACTTCACCCCGGCCTCGGGCCCTGGCTGGCGGCCCGGCGACAACAGCCGGGTGGTGGCCGATCTCAAGGGCCCGCTCGCCGACGAGGCCCGCATGATCGCCGCGGAGCTGGGGCTGCGCACCGCCTCCGGCCCCGCCCGCCGCGGTGACCTCTCCCTGGGCCTCGCCCCGAAGGAGAGCGGTGGCGGCGAGGCGTACACCCTGAAGGTCGCGGGCGGCCGCGCCCTGATCACCGGCCCCGCCGAGGCGGGCGTCTTCTACGGCACCCGCACCGTGAAACAGGCCCTGCGCTCCGGCGGTCAGCTCCCCGAGGGCGTGATCCACGACCGGCCCGGCCGCGCCCAGCGCGGCCTCAACCTGGACATCGCGCGCAAGTTCTACTCGGTCGGGTGGATCGAGGCCCGGATGCGCGAGATGGCCGATCTCAAGCTCAACCAGCTGGCCCTGCACTTCTCGGACGATCAGGGCTTCCGCATCCAGAGCACCAGCCACCCCGAGATCGTCTCGTCCCCGCACCTCACCAAGGACCAGGTCCGGCAGATCGTCGCGCTCGGGCAGCGGCTGCACATCACCGTCATCCCCGAGATCGACTCGCCGGGCCACCTCGGCACCGTCATCCGGGCCCATCCGCAGCTCCAGCTGCGCAACGCGGGCGGCACCACCTTCCAGGGCTCGGTGGACATCTCCAATCCGGCCGCGGCCCGCATCGTCGACGACCTGATGCGCGAGTACGCCCCGCTCTTCCCCGGCCGCTGGTGGCACCTGGGCGCCGATGAGTACCTCGCGCTGACCGTCAAGGACCCCCAGGCGTCGTTCCCCAAGCTGGCGGCCGCCGCCAAGCGGGCATACGGCCCCAGCGCCCGGGTGCAGGATCTGGTCACCGGCTGGCTGAACGACCGGGCCCGGCTCGCGCGGCAGCTCGGCAAGCAGCCCAAGGCGTGGAACGACGGCTTCTTCGCGGGCGGCGTCGTCCAGCCCGCCAAGAACATCGAGGTCGAGTACTGGACGGGACGGCTGAAGGAGACCGCACGGCAGCCGGAGGAGTATCTGAGGGAGGGCCGCGAGATGGTCAACCTGAACGACTCCTTCCTCTATTACGTGCTCGGCCAGCCCGGCGGCTTCACCTATCCGACCGGGGAACGCATGTACGAGGACTGGTCCCCGGCGGTGCTGCGCGGCTCCACGCCCGTCGCCGACAAGAGCCTGACCGGACCCGACCGGATCCTCGGCGCCCGCTTCGCGATCTGGGGCGACCGGCCCGAGGCCCAGACCCCCGCTCAGGTGGCCCAGGGCATCCGGCTGCCGCTCGCGGCGCTGGCGCAGCGGGTGTGGGACCCCGGGAAGCCGCCGCTGAGCTGGTCGGACTTCACCCGGCTCGCGGAGCGGCTGGGGGTCTGA
- a CDS encoding B3/B4 domain-containing protein, which translates to MTFDAAAWLESATIDPAVLALRPDYRALLITAEGLLPGPSDELSERLLADAESAARERFGDGPVEEHPHLAAWREAFRAFGAKPQRTRPSAEALLRRLSAGLPRVDRLTDIYNAISVGHVIPLGGEDLDHYVGAARLVRAEGDETFETTAGGEPVVEHPAPGEVVWRDDTGATCRRWNWRQCTRTRLTHDTTRAMFVLDALGPMDDTALKAAGDQLMEALTEASPGVTIASRLLGGAA; encoded by the coding sequence ATGACGTTCGACGCCGCAGCCTGGCTGGAATCCGCCACCATCGACCCCGCCGTACTCGCCCTGCGCCCCGACTACCGGGCGCTGCTCATCACCGCCGAGGGGCTGCTTCCCGGGCCCAGCGACGAGCTGAGCGAGCGGCTCCTGGCCGACGCCGAGTCGGCGGCGCGGGAGCGGTTCGGGGACGGGCCGGTGGAGGAGCATCCGCATCTGGCCGCCTGGCGCGAGGCGTTCCGCGCCTTCGGCGCGAAGCCGCAGCGCACCCGGCCCAGCGCGGAGGCCCTGCTGCGGCGGCTGTCCGCCGGGCTGCCCCGGGTGGACCGGCTGACCGACATCTACAACGCGATCTCGGTCGGCCATGTGATCCCGCTCGGCGGCGAGGACCTCGACCACTACGTGGGCGCGGCCCGGCTGGTGCGCGCCGAGGGCGACGAGACCTTCGAGACGACGGCCGGGGGCGAGCCCGTGGTCGAGCACCCGGCGCCCGGCGAGGTGGTGTGGCGGGACGACACGGGCGCCACCTGCCGCCGCTGGAACTGGCGCCAGTGCACCCGCACCCGGCTCACGCATGACACCACCCGGGCGATGTTCGTCCTGGACGCCCTGGGCCCGATGGACGACACGGCCCTCAAGGCGGCCGGCGACCAGCTCATGGAGGCGCTGACGGAGGCGAGCCCGGGGGTGACGATCGCCTCGCGGCTGCTGGGCGGGGCGGCGTAG
- the sdhC gene encoding succinate dehydrogenase, cytochrome b556 subunit: MPAGTLYRGREGMWSWVAHRVTGVLIFFFLFVHVLDTSLVRVSPEAYDDVVATYKNPVVNLMEYGLVAAILFHALNGLRVIAVDFWSKGARYQRQMLWGVVGIWVVLMAGAFYPVLQHTLRELFGS; encoded by the coding sequence GTGCCGGCTGGAACGCTGTACCGCGGCCGGGAAGGCATGTGGTCCTGGGTGGCTCACCGAGTCACCGGCGTCCTCATCTTCTTCTTCCTGTTCGTACACGTGCTGGACACCTCGCTGGTCCGCGTCTCGCCCGAGGCGTACGACGACGTGGTCGCCACGTACAAGAATCCCGTCGTGAACCTGATGGAGTACGGCCTGGTGGCCGCCATCCTGTTTCACGCCCTCAACGGCCTTCGCGTCATCGCCGTCGACTTCTGGTCCAAGGGCGCGAGGTACCAGCGTCAGATGCTCTGGGGCGTCGTCGGTATCTGGGTCGTGCTGATGGCCGGTGCCTTCTACCCGGTCCTCCAGCACACGCTGCGCGAACTGTTCGGGAGCTGA
- a CDS encoding L,D-transpeptidase family protein, producing MHRTAVVGTALATATAAALVAGCRPGEATVNGRGQERPQARASTSAPARETPPRPQRTYTHKAKPKRVAVRPPRATAPPAPRRTAPRVAPPVIPFGTSGDRVRELQARLRALGLFHRNPTGYFGTITQASVSAYQRGHGLAATGSVSRRTWASLRSATKTPTRDELYPPTTLPLAKPDPRCLTGRVLCISKTSRTLAWMVNGRVVSAMDVRFGSEYTPTREGLFQVNFKSRDHVSTIYHTPMPYAMFFSGGQAVHYSADFAARGYSGASHGCVNVRDKKKIAALFDRVKAGDKVVVYK from the coding sequence ATGCACCGGACAGCGGTGGTCGGCACCGCGCTGGCCACGGCCACGGCGGCGGCACTGGTCGCCGGGTGCCGGCCGGGAGAGGCGACCGTGAACGGCCGGGGGCAGGAACGGCCCCAGGCCCGGGCCAGTACGAGCGCGCCCGCGCGCGAGACGCCGCCCCGGCCGCAGCGCACGTACACCCACAAGGCCAAGCCCAAGCGGGTGGCGGTGCGCCCGCCGCGCGCCACGGCCCCTCCCGCGCCGCGGCGCACCGCGCCGAGGGTGGCCCCGCCGGTGATCCCCTTCGGCACCAGCGGGGACCGGGTGCGCGAGCTCCAGGCCCGGCTGCGCGCGCTCGGCCTCTTCCACCGGAACCCGACGGGGTACTTCGGCACGATCACGCAGGCGTCGGTCAGCGCGTACCAGCGGGGCCACGGCCTCGCGGCCACCGGCTCGGTGAGCCGGCGCACCTGGGCCTCACTGCGCTCGGCGACCAAGACGCCCACGCGCGACGAGCTCTACCCGCCGACCACCCTTCCGCTGGCCAAGCCCGATCCGCGGTGCCTGACCGGCCGGGTGCTGTGCATCAGCAAGACCAGCCGCACCCTGGCCTGGATGGTGAACGGCCGGGTGGTGTCGGCGATGGATGTGCGCTTCGGCTCGGAGTACACCCCGACCCGGGAGGGGCTGTTCCAGGTCAACTTCAAGAGCCGCGACCACGTCTCGACGATCTATCACACGCCGATGCCCTACGCGATGTTCTTCAGCGGCGGCCAGGCGGTGCACTACTCCGCGGACTTCGCCGCCCGCGGCTACAGCGGCGCCTCACACGGCTGTGTGAACGTCCGGGACAAGAAGAAGATCGCCGCCCTCTTCGACCGGGTTAAGGCGGGCGACAAGGTCGTCGTCTACAAGTAG